ATAAAGATATACTACATTAAGCTTTTTTTATAACACAACTTTCTAAAAAATGTTTTTTCTCTTTCATACAAGCTCCGTTTTGAATAACGATTGCACTGTGATGAGACGGTTAAAACAAAAtcccacttgcatatattttgaagatATTTTATACAGATAACAAGTTGCTATATGCtatacacataagttgccacAAAATAGAATGTTTCATACACATGATTTACCACACATATAAGATATAGATATAAGTTGTCACACATACAAGATAAAAGTTGTTACAGAAACACCATCTATTATACACATGAGCTGATCCACATCTATCTATAAAAAGTTATTGGAAATAAAATTGATAGTATGCTCGTATATATAAGTTGATATAAAACAATAGTCGCTATACATATAAGTTGTTACTACAGTCGTATGATATGGACATAAGTTGTTACATCAAAGAGAGAAGTCACCACATAAGTTGCTATTAATATAAAACATCATTAAAACATATGAAAGTGTGGTCTAGTTTTGTTCGTCTTGTCTTGTAGAACACATTAATGCAATCGGTTCTCAAAACGAAAGTAATATGAaatagataaaatatttttttaaatagttTCAAAGAATCATTTTCCTCTCGTCCTTGCTGCGGCTTGCAAATACGACAACGCGTAGGCATGCGTGGAGTTGCTGAACCAAAATGCAAGTAATTTTAGATTTTCTCATTTTTAAAGTGTGATCAAAACAAAAAGGTACGTGGGCCATAGCGGCCCACCATCCTCTGGCAGCTCACCAAGGTCGCGACGTTGTGTGCGGGCGCGACCGTACGCGCCTTATAATTTTCCTTATCAAATTGGCCCATCCATCAACAGCGGTAGTGAACTACTCCGAGTCACATCCACATCTAATTTTCGATTCAGAAAATTCAAGATAATTTGGTACCTTAATCAATTACTAGTAAGGTGCCCGTGCTAATGCCATGgataaatttgacaccattCATCACATGATCCATAGTCCAAACTGAGAAATATATATTTCACACAAAGGGCAAAGTTATTATGTTGATTACACAAACACATCCATAGAGTAAAATCACAACTTAAAATTGTGAGGTATGGGCATTGGGTCCAATATAGATACAGTTCGAGATTCCATATCAAGTGAGAACAATATGATATGTCCAAGAAAAGAATGTATATCGAACGACTCTATGTGCTTACAAAGAATTGCAGGTCCATATAGTGGAATGTTCCTTCATCATCATCTAGATATAGGTGAATATAAGAATTTAAGACCTGTATCCCATGCACAAATGCAAATATATAGATCGTAAATAAGTCAACCATGttcaattatatatatatatgttgaaCTGATATATACTTACATTGTCATGCACGTGCTCTTGAACATCTCCGGGATGGAGATTTCTTTCCTGAAATTGAATGTCCATATTGAGAAGCTGGATGTTTCTGAAGAAGCTGGTATCACAAAACTAACATAATTCCAATGATTTTATGACGGGATATGAAAAGTGGTAATAatatcatgcccaaggtaagaAAATATTTGCTGTTCCTTGCTTCTTATGGGAACTTGTTAATAATTATCACAGGAAAAATAGCAGCTGAGTGCCTTTTCAACATACATGCATACAAACAGGCGTACATAATACTGAACTCATAATGATATGTGGTACAAATTACTCACTGTGGCTTCAGGGTTTTGAATTATAACAGAAAGTGCATCAACAAGCTCCCCCAGATTATGAGGAGGAATGTTTGTTGCCATTCCGACCTGAAACAATTTAAACAACTGTAAGAATCCCATTTTTGCATAAATAAATATCTGACTTAGTAGCACTTGTATAAAGTGAATACAAACTCATACCGCAGTCCCAAAAGAATCATTCAACAATAAAGATGAAATACGAGCTGGCAGCAGAGATGGCTCCTTCTGTGAGTTATCAAGGTTTGGTACGAAGTCAACCTGTAAAATAACAAAAATCAGCATGAAACGGATGGGGGAAAAATGTCATACAACAACTCACAGAGAAAGACATCAAAGAAGTGAAAAGAGATACTGTATTCAGCTCCAGATCAGTCAAGAacatggcttctgctagtgacTGCACAAAAATAATAATGTCATTCCGCAGTAGAGCTTTTCTAATAGACAAATAGACAGTATAAAAATGATTTGATATATCGAGGTTCATTGTTTGAGGCAACAGTGTTTAATAagaattttttagttcaaaatgagATGGAACCAAAGCATATTTTCCCAATGGCATATGAATCAAGCATCTTACCATGATTTCAAGGCACACTGGAAAACATGAGATAGAAAGGATTGAATACAACCATGGTTTGCTCTGCTCACATCTTGTCCTGAATTGCTATGTGGAGGCTCGACATCAATTTCAGCACAGCATGTACACCAAGCTCATAGAGGAACCTCTTTTGCCTGAATGATTTTTGCATCAAAATATTTTTACTTGTCAACGATTCCATTCAAAATATATAACAAAAAAAAGTCAACGGATAAACTTAACAGGCGTGCATATAGGAGGTTTATATTGTCTGAATTTATTTGGCAGCAGCATTTAGGTTAGCGTCAGGAATATATATAGGGATACAATTTAGAAGCAGAACAATGAGACAATATAAATGGAACTGAATCACTACTCCTTCCATTTTTTAACTTGACAagtcccagaaatttcagtaaAGGGAAATTTTCATCAATAGGACTCTAGCTAACTTTAAGATAACACAAGGCAACAAAAATCAGCAAATAATTATTGACAAGCAAACTCACCGTGATGTGACCAGCATTGCGGCCAGCCACTTCAGGGCGAGCAATTGTGCCAACCTGCCGCAGAACCATGCTCCACATCAAAGCGCCAAATTCACCAACAAAGAAATGGCAGGAACTGAATTCATGGCTAATCCCACCAAAGAAACATGTCATTTGCCATAAGGCATTTTCTCAGTAATCAGAAAAAAGTAATATGTTACCAAATTCACAATACCACTTTGATTTGCAATTCTAATGGTAGGCATAGCACATATGTTTGCCTGAGATGCATCCTGAATTATGATCTAAGAATATAGTAAACAACCACAATTGTGTGACAGACTCAAACTATAGTAACCAAAACCTCTTCTGATTACAGCAATCAAAATGGTTTGCAGAGAAAGTTGGTTTGCAGACGTTGACTGTAAGCTGGCCTTCAGCTGAGAAAGTTCGTTTTCAGACAATTAGTAAGAGCAAGAAAACCAGTGAGGAAAACAAACAGTATGGTCTATAGTGCTATCCAAGAAATCCCCAATGAACAGTCCTAGCTGCATTGACAGAGTAACGAAACTACACTGATGACATGTTCATAAGGACTACGCACATGCAAGTCCTTTATCTTGCATGTTGAGGAATGCTATATGATTTCAACAGAGCCCAATATGTGAATAgctgtgggaccgaagccggcgaccagaggggggtgaatgggagccaatcaaaatttcttcgaaattcgaatcgtcggcctatatcccaaaatcgcccaaaccctcaagcgttctgaccaaagattggagtagctattgaaaagctaaaccaacacaaaaggcctcgaacgagcgagcgaaaccacgcaGCAAATC
This Panicum virgatum strain AP13 unplaced genomic scaffold, P.virgatum_v5 scaffold_2976, whole genome shotgun sequence DNA region includes the following protein-coding sequences:
- the LOC120694087 gene encoding uncharacterized protein LOC120694087 isoform X5, with the protein product MAYCRWLGTERIIFAATSHKNGSTISAAEGQLTVNVCKPTFSANHFDCCNQKRLAQLLALKWLAAMLVTSRTRCEQSKPWLYSILSISCFPVCLEIMSLAEAMFLTDLELNTVSLFTSLMSFSVDFVPNLDNSQKEPSLLPARISSLLLNDSFGTAVGMATNIPPHNLGELVDALSVIIQNPEATERNLHPGDVQEHVHDNVLNSYIHLYLDDDEGTFHYMDLQFFVST
- the LOC120694087 gene encoding uncharacterized protein LOC120694087 isoform X6, whose translation is MAYCRWLGTERIIFAATSHKNGSTISAAEGQLTVNVCKPTFSANHFDCCNQKRLAQLLALKWLAAMLVTSRTRCEQSKPWLYSILSISCFPVCLEIMSLAEAMFLTDLELNTVSLFTSLMSFSKEPSLLPARISSLLLNDSFGTAVGMATNIPPHNLGELVDALSVIIQNPEATERNLHPGDVQEHVHDNVLNSYIHLYLDDDEGTFHYMDLQFFVST
- the LOC120694087 gene encoding DNA topoisomerase 4 subunit A-like isoform X7, which produces MAYCRWLGTERIIFAATSHKNGSTISAAEGQLTVNVCKPTFSANHFDCCNQKRLAQLLALKWLAAMLVTSRTRCEQSKPWLYSILSISCFPVCLEIMSLAEAMFLTDLELNTVSLFTSLMSFSVDFVPNLDNSQKEPSLLPARISSLLLNDSFGTAVGMATNIPPHNLGELVDALSVIIQNPEATLLQKHPASQYGHSISGKKSPSRRCSRARA
- the LOC120694087 gene encoding uncharacterized protein LOC120694087 isoform X2: MAYCRWLGTERIIFAATSHKNGSTISAAEGQLTVNVCKPTFSANHFDCCNQKRLAQLLALKWLAAMLVTSRTRCEQSKPWLYSILSISCFPVCLEIMSLAEAMFLTDLELNTVDFVPNLDNSQKEPSLLPARISSLLLNDSFGTAVGMATNIPPHNLGELVDALSVIIQNPEATFCDTSFFRNIQLLNMDIQFQERNLHPGDVQEHVHDNVLNSYIHLYLDDDEGTFHYMDLQFFVST
- the LOC120694087 gene encoding DNA topoisomerase 4 subunit A-like isoform X10; translated protein: MLVTSRTRCEQSKPWLYSILSISCFPVCLEIMSLAEAMFLTDLELNTVSLFTSLMSFSVDFVPNLDNSQKEPSLLPARISSLLLNDSFGTAVGMATNIPPHNLGELVDALSVIIQNPEATFCDTSFFRNIQLLNMDIQFQERNLHPGDVQEHVHDNVLNSYIHLYLDDDEGTFHYMDLQFFVST
- the LOC120694087 gene encoding uncharacterized protein LOC120694087 isoform X9, coding for MESLTSKNILMQKSFRTRCEQSKPWLYSILSISCFPVCLEIMSLAEAMFLTDLELNTVSLFTSLMSFSVDFVPNLDNSQKEPSLLPARISSLLLNDSFGTAVGMATNIPPHNLGELVDALSVIIQNPEATFCDTSFFRNIQLLNMDIQFQERNLHPGDVQEHVHDNVLNSYIHLYLDDDEGTFHYMDLQFFVST
- the LOC120694087 gene encoding uncharacterized protein LOC120694087 isoform X4, which gives rise to MAYCRWLGTERIIFAATSHKNGSTISAAEGQLTVNVCKPTFSANHFDCCNQKRLAQLLALKWLAAMLVTSRTRCEQSKPWLYSILSISCFPVCLEIMSLAEAMFLTDLELNTVSLFTSLMSFSVDFVPNLDNSQKEPSLLPARISSLLLNDSFGTAVGMATNIPPHNLGELVDALSVIIQNPEATLLNMDIQFQERNLHPGDVQEHVHDNVLNSYIHLYLDDDEGTFHYMDLQFFVST
- the LOC120694087 gene encoding DNA gyrase subunit A-like isoform X8, which codes for MAYCRWLGTERIIFAATSHKNGSTISAAEGQLTVNVCKPTFSANHFDCCNQKRLAQLLALKWLAAMLVTSRTRCEQSKPWLYSILSISCFPVCLEIMSLAEAMFLTDLELNTVSLFTSLMSFSVDFVPNLDNSQKEPSLLPARISSLLLNDSFGTAVGMATNIPPHNLGELVDALSVIIQNPEATKHPASQYGHSISGKKSPSRRCSRARA
- the LOC120694087 gene encoding uncharacterized protein LOC120694087 isoform X1, translated to MAYCRWLGTERIIFAATSHKNGSTISAAEGQLTVNVCKPTFSANHFDCCNQKRLAQLLALKWLAAMLVTSRTRCEQSKPWLYSILSISCFPVCLEIMSLAEAMFLTDLELNTVSLFTSLMSFSVDFVPNLDNSQKEPSLLPARISSLLLNDSFGTAVGMATNIPPHNLGELVDALSVIIQNPEATFCDTSFFRNIQLLNMDIQFQERNLHPGDVQEHVHDNVLNSYIHLYLDDDEGTFHYMDLQFFVST
- the LOC120694087 gene encoding uncharacterized protein LOC120694087 isoform X3 — protein: MAYCRWLGTERIIFAATSHKNGSTISAAEGQLTVNVCKPTFSANHFDCCNQKRLAQLLALKWLAAMLVTSRTRCEQSKPWLYSILSISCFPVCLEIMSLAEAMFLTDLELNTVSLFTSLMSFSKEPSLLPARISSLLLNDSFGTAVGMATNIPPHNLGELVDALSVIIQNPEATFCDTSFFRNIQLLNMDIQFQERNLHPGDVQEHVHDNVLNSYIHLYLDDDEGTFHYMDLQFFVST